The following are encoded together in the Peromyscus maniculatus bairdii isolate BWxNUB_F1_BW_parent chromosome 22, HU_Pman_BW_mat_3.1, whole genome shotgun sequence genome:
- the Arid3a gene encoding AT-rich interactive domain-containing protein 3A gives MKLQAVMETLIQRQQRARQELEARQPPAPEPTGVRARTAITEEDREPENARMHRTQMAALAAMRAAAAGLGHPSSPGGSEDGPPGSEDEDTAREGSLSSPTLQGRGQQGPGHTEGDGHLLDMGSEDDMKPKWEEQELEELGEEEEEEEEEEDDFEEEEEEEEGLGPPGSASLGSAGLFARKAQPAQAFRGDGGPRMLGGPERLGPGPAHPTHTASQMPPPDHGDWTFEEQFKQLYELDADPKRKEFLDDLFSFMQKRGTPVNRIPIMAKQVLDLFMLYVLVTEKGGLVEVINKKLWREITKGLNLPTSITSAAFTLRTQYMKYLYPYECERRGLSSPNELQAAIDSNRREGRRQSFGGSLFAYSPSGAHNMLSSPKLPVTSLGLAASTNGSSITPAPKIKKEEDSAIPITVPGRLPVSLAGHPVVAAQAAAVQAAAAQAAVAAQAAALEQLREKLESTEPPEKKMALVADEQQRLMQRALQQNFLAMTAQLPMNIRINSQASESRQDSANGSNSISMSVEMNGIVYTGVLFAQPPPPTPSSAPSKGGISGLGTNNTVGSRTGASGGAGGGQVGLAGVSAPPTSSTSNNSLP, from the exons ATGAAGCTGCAGGCCGTGATGGAGACGCTCATTCAGAGGCAACAGCGGGCCCGGCAGGAACTGGAGGCCCGGCAGCCGCCAGCACCTGAGCCCACCGGTGTCCGTGCTCGGACGGCCATAACCGAGGAGGACAGGGAGCCTGAGAATGCCCGGATGCATAGGACGCAGATGGCCGCGCTGGCCGCCATGCGGGCCGCGGCCGCCGGCCTGGGACACCCGTCCTCGCCCGGTGGCTCAGAGGACGGACCTCCCGGCTCTGAAGACGAAGACACAGCCCGGGAAGGGAGCCTGAGCTCACCCACCCTGCAGGGAAGAGGCCAGCAGGGACCAGGACACACTGAAGGAGATGGACATCTGTTGGACATGGGCTCCGAGGACGACAT GAAGCCCAAGTGGGAAGAGCAAGAACTGGaagagctgggggaggaggaagaggaggaggaggaagaggaggatgacttcgaggaagaggaggaggaggaagagggcctGGGCCCCCCGGGGtctgccagcctgggctctgcaggCCTGTTCGCCCGCAAGGCCCAACCTGCTCAGGCTTTCCGTGGAGATGGTGGTCCCAGAATGCTGGGCGGTCCTGAGCGCCTGGGACCTGGCCCGGCCCACCCCACTCACACAGCGTCCCAGATGCCACCGCCAGACCACGGGGACTGGACGTTCGAGGAGCAGTTCAAACAG CTCTATGAACTGGACGCGGACCCCAAGAGGAAGGAGTTCCTAGACGACCTGTTCAGCTTCATGCAGAAGCGGG GCACGCCCGTGAACCGGATCCCCATCATGGCCAAGCAGGTCCTGGACCTGTTCATGCTGTACGTGCTGGTGACCGAGAAGGGTGGCCTCGTGGAGGTCATCAACAAGAAGCTGTGGCGGGAGATCACCAAGGGGCTCAACCTGCCCACCTCCATCACCAGCGCCGCCTTCACGCTGCGGACACA GTACATGAAATATCTTTACCCCTACGAGTGTGAGCGGCGAGGCCTGAGCAGCCCCAATGAGCTCCAGGCCGCCATCGACAGCAACCGCAGGGAAGGCCGGCGCCAGAGCTTCGGGGGCTCGCTTTTCGCCTACTCACCCAGTGGAGCCCACAACATGCTGTCCTCACCCAAGCTACCAGTGACTTCCCTGGGCCTTGCCGCCAGCACCAACGGCAGCTCCATCACCCCGGCACCCAAGATCAAGAAAG AGGAAGACTCCGCCATCCCCATCACGGTCCCAGGCCGTCTGCCCGTGTCTCTGGCTGGCCATCCCGTCGTGGCAGCCCAGGCGGCTGCTGTGCAAGCGGCCGCAGCCCAGGCGGCTGTGGCGGCCCAGGCGGCTGCCCTGGAGCAGCTCCGGGAGAAGCTGGAATCCACTGAGCCTCCAGAGAAAAAGATGGCCCTGGTTGCCGATGAGCAACAGCGCCTCATGCAGCGAGCTCTGCAGCAGAACTTCCTGGCCATGACAGCCCAGCTGCCCATGAACATCCGGATCAATAGCCAAG CCTCCGAGAGCCGCCAGGACAGTGCCAACGGCAGCAACAGTATTAGCATGTCGGTGGAGATGAACGGCATCGTGTACACAG GAGTGCTGTTTGCTCAGCCACCGCCCCCCACGCCATCCTCCGCCCCCAGCAAAGGTGGCATCAGCGGCCTCGGTACCAACAACACCGTGGGTAGCCGGACAGGAGCCAGCGGCGGGGCCGGCGGCGGCCAGGTGGGGCTGGCCGGGGTGTCCGCGCCCCCTACATCTTCTACCTCAAATAACTCCTTGCCTTAA
- the Wdr18 gene encoding WD repeat-containing protein 18, giving the protein MAAPMEVAVCTDSAAPLWSCVVWELHSGANLLTYRGGQAGPRGLALLGGEYLLAAQQGKNYICAWELQRKDQLQQKIMCPGPVTCLTTAPNGLYVLAGIAESIYLWEVSTGNLLVILSRHYQDVSCLKFTGDSSHFVSGGKDCLVLVWNLCSVLQADPSRILAPRHVWSHHTLPITDLHCGFGGPMARVATASLDQTMKLWAISSGDLLLSVLFDVGVTSVTMDLAEHHVFCGGSDGSIFQVDLYSWPGQREHSFRPEQSAGKVFKGHRNQVTCLSVSTDGSVLLSGSQDESVRLWDVKSKQCLRTVTLKGPVTNAAIVLAPPSMLNPEFRPSLPLPHFNKHLLGAEHGDEAQGGGLRLQLGLHLQGTEQTYLERLERLQAVLSSYMAKNMLGNQMLPARVLELEEEVRSLRKINRDLFDFSTRIITRPSK; this is encoded by the exons ATGGCGGCGCCCATGGAGGTGGCGGTGTGTACGGACTCCGCGGCGCCGCTGTGGAGCTGCGTGGTGTGGGAACTGCATTCGGGCGCCAACCTGCTCACCTACCGCGGCGGCCAAGCGGGGCCGCGGGGCCTGGCGCTACTCGGCGGCGAGTACCTGCTGGCGGCTCAGCAGGGCAAGAACTACATCTGCGCCTGGGAGCTGCAGCGCAAG GACCAACTCCAACAGAAAATCATGTGTCCTGGGCCGGTCACCTGTCTGACCACAGCACCCAACGGCCTGTATGTCCTGGCAGGAATTGCAGAGAGCATCTACCTGTGGGAG GTCTCCACTGGGAACCTCCTGGTCATCCTCAGCCGTCACTACCAGGACGTGTCGTGTCTCAAGTTCACGGGTGACAGCAGTCACTTTGTCTCCGGGGGCAAGGACTGCCTGGTGCTGGTCTGGAACCTCTGCAG TGTCCTGCAGGCAGACCCATCCAGGATCCTCGCCCCAAGGCATGTCTGGTCCCACCACACGCTCCCGATCACAGACCTGCACTGCGGTTTTGGGGGCCCCATGGCCCGGGTGGCCACCGCCTCGCTGGATCAGACCATGAAG CTCTGGGCCATCTCCTCGGGAGACCTGCTTCTGTCTGTCTTGTTTGACGTGGGCGTCACTTCGGTGACCATGGACCTGGCCGagcaccacgtgttctgtggcggCAGCGACGGTTCCATCTTCCAGGTCGACCTGTACAGCTGG cctggacagagagagcacagCTTCCGGCCCGAACAGAGCGCGGGGAAGGTCTTCAAGGGGCACAG GAACCAAGTGACGTGCCTGTCGGTGTCCACGGATGGCAGCGTCCTCCTCTCGGGCTCCCAGGACGAGTCGGTGCGTCTGTGGGACGTGAAGAGCAAACAGTGCCTGCGGACAGTCACCCTCAAAG GTCCGGTGACCAACGCCGCCATCGTGCTGGCCCCGCCCAGCATGCTGAACCCCGAATTCAggcccagcctgcctctgccccacttCAACAAGCACCTGCTGGGTGCCGAGCATGGAGATGAGGCCCAGGGCGGGGGCCTGCGCCTGCAGCTAGGGCTCCACCTGCAG GGCACTGAGCAGACCTACCTGGAGCGGCTCGAGCGGCTGCAGGCGGTGCTGTCCAGCTACATGGCGAAG AACATGCTGGGCAACCAGATGCTGCCCGCGCGCGtgctggagctggaggaggaggtgcGCAGTCTGCGCAAGATCAACCGCGACCTCTTCGACTTCTCCACGCGCATCATCACGCGGCCCTCCAAGTGA